A part of Ziziphus jujuba cultivar Dongzao chromosome 8, ASM3175591v1 genomic DNA contains:
- the LOC132805060 gene encoding zinc finger BED domain-containing protein RICESLEEPER 2-like: MIILDELPISFVEGCGFRHFYSVACPKFDPPSRRTIVKDIYQLYLDEKLALRSMFIAKQQRAIGKLIEVCLHDWGIEKVFTLTLDNTSANNNVIAYLKRKMVHWKNCILDANFLHVRCSAHIVNLIMCEGLNELDEATASIRNAVRYVRSSPSRLQKFKDCISQEKIDSKALVCLDVPTRWNSTYLMLESALKFQKAFERMEEEDGHYTSYFGEDDSGRKKVGPPLAWHWDDAKIFVQFLKGFYDVTLKFSVSLHVSSNIYFHQVSSIQK, encoded by the exons ATGATAATTTTGGATGAGTTACCTATTAGTTTTGTAGAAGGCTGTGGGTTTAGACACTTTTATAGTGTTGCATGTCCTAAGTTTGATCCTCCATCTAGAAGaaccattgtgaaggacatttatcaattatatttgGATGAGAAATTGGCTTTAAGATCAATGTTTATTGCAAAGCAGCAAAGG GCAATTGGAAAGCTAATTGAGGTTTGTTTGCATGATTGGGGTATTGAAAAAGTGTTCACACTAACCCTTGATAATACAAGTGCAAACAATAATGTAATTGCATATCTTAAGAGGAAAATGGTACATTGGAAAAATTGTATATTGGATGCTAATTTTTTGCATGTTCGATGTAGTGCACATATTGTCAATTTGATTATGTGTGAGGGTTTGAATGAATTAGATGAGGCAACTGCTAGCATTCGTAATGCTGTGAGATATGTTAGATCATCTCCTTCTCGATTGCAAAAATTTAAGGATTGTATAAGTCAAGAGAAAATTGATAGCAAAGCTTTAGTATGTTTGGATGTTCCAACTAGATGGAATTCCACATACTTAATGTTAGAGTCggctttgaaatttcaaaaagctTTTGAGAGAATGGAGGAGGAAGATGGACATTATACTTCCTATTTTGGTGAGGATGATAGTGGTAGAAAAAAAGTTGGACCTCCTTTAGCTTGGCATTGGGATGATGCCAAAATTTTTGTCCAATTTCTTAAGGGCTTTTATGATGTAACTCTTAAATTTAGTGTCTCTTTACATGTTAGCTCCAACATATACTTCCATCAAGTTTCTTCCATACAAAAATAA